The DNA segment TGGCCAGCCCGAGGTCGGCCAGCAGCAGCCGGCGCCCGCCGTCCCGGGCGGTGGCCAGCAGCAGGTTGGTCGGCTTGATGTCCCGGTGCACGATCCCCGCCTCGTGCAGCGCGGCGGCGCCCCGCGCGGCCAGTGCCGTCAGCTCCAGCGCCTCGGGCACCGGCAGCGGGCCGTCGGCGCCGAGGTCGGCGAGGGTGCCTCCGTCGGCGTACTCCATGACGAAGTACGGCCGGCCGTCGTCCAGTTCCCCGATGTCGTGGACCTGCACCACCCGGCTGGACCCCGCCCGGCGCAGCAGCCGTGCCTCGGAGAGGAAGCGCTCGCGCACGTCGAGGCGGTGGGACCAGTTGTCGGCGAGCACCTTGACCGCCACCAGGGCGTCCAGTTCGTCGTCGTGGGCGAGCCACACCGTGGCGAACGCGCCGCTTCCCAGGCGCTGTCGCAGGCGGTAGCGGCCGATCCGCTCCGGGGAATGCATAGGACTATCATGCCTGGCCCGAGATCGACTTCGAGAGGGGAGCCGACGTGCCGGACGCCGCGACGGCCGAGGAACTGGCCCGTCTGGCGGCCGCGGGCGACGGGGCGGCCCTGGACCGGCTGCTCACCGAGCTGCGGCCGGAGGTGGTGCGCCGCTGCGGGCGCTTCCTGCCCTGCCGGGAGGACGCCGAGGAGGCCGCCCAGGACGTGCTGCTCCAGGTGGCCCGGCACATCGGCGGCTTCGAGGGACGCAGCCGCTTCAGCACCTGGCTCTACACGGTCGTCGCCAACTGCTGCCGGCAGAAGTACCGCGAGCTGAAGCGGCGGGCCGCCGAACAGCCCGCCCCCGCCGAGGTGCCGGAGCCCGCCGACCCCCGCACCACCAGCGTCATCGCCGGCTCCCGGATCGACCTGCTGGAGGCGCTGGACCGGCTGGAGCGCGAGCACCCGCAGCTGGTCGCCCCGCTGGTCTACCGCGACCTGTGCCAACTGGAGTACGCCGAGGCCGCCGAACGCGCGGGCATCCCGCTGGGCACCCTGAAGTCCCGGCTGCACGAGGCCCGCAGGCTGGTACGGCCCTGGCTGCGCGCCCACTGACCCGCCACGGGGGCGGGTCCGGGATCACTCACGCGGGCCGACTCACTTCTTGTAGCCGAGCACCGTCATCATGCCGCTCTCCGAGTGGTACTGGTTGTGGCAGTGCAGCATCCACAGGCCGGGGTTGTCGGCGTCGAAGTCGATGACCAGCTTGCGGTGGGGGAGCACCACGGCGGTGTCCTTGCGGGCGCCCACCGCGTCGAGGCCGGTCAGCGCGAAGGTGTGGCCGTGCAGATGCAGCGGGTGCCACATGTCGGTGGCGTTGATCAGGGTCATCCGCACCCGCTCCCCGGCGCGCACCGCGTGCCGTTCGCGCACGTCGTACTGCTTGTGGTCGAAGCCCCAGTCGTACTTCGCCATGGTGCCGGTGACCTTGATGCGCATCTCGCGGTCCGGCTCGCGGTGGTCCAGGGCGACGGAGTCGGCGGGCACCAGACGGCGCGCCGGGAGCACCTGGCGGTCCAGCTCCGGCAGCTTCACATCCGCAGGAGGAACGGTTCTGCCGTTGTCCGTGCGGAGCACCGCGAGCGCCTGTCCGGACTTGCCCTCGGCCAGCGCGACCAGCGGGAACACCCCGTCCTTGGCCGTGATCAGCACGTCGTACCGCTCCGCCATGCCGACCAGCAGCGCGTCCGTCTCCCGGTGCTGGACCGGGTAGCCGTCGGTGTGCGTCACCGTCAGCTTGTGGCCGCCCAGCGCCACCCGGAAGGCGGTGTCCGAGCCCGCGTTGATGATGCGCAGCCGCACCCGCTCGCCGGGACGGCACTTGAACGAGGTCGGCGCGCCCGGCCGGCGCCCGTTGATCAGGTAGATCGGGTACGCGACATTGCCGCCGACCCCGTCCAGGACGCGGCTCTTCGCCCCGTGCAGCATGCGGTTGGGGCCGGTGTTCTTCGGCGGGTCGGGCATCGCCGTCATCGGGGGCTCGTGCGGGTGGGCGGTCGGGCGGCCCGGGTGTTCGGGGCCCATCATCGCCATGCCGCCGCCCGGCTTGAGCTGGCGCAGCACCTTCTCCGGGGTGGAGCCGTCGACGCCGTCCACCCAGTCGTCGAGGACGACCACCCACTCCTTGTCGTACTTCAGCGGCTCCCTGGGGTCGTCCACCACGAGCGGCGCGTAGAGCCCCCGGTCCGGCTGCATGCCGACGTGGCTGTGCAGCAGGTAGGTGCCGGGGTCGGCGACGGTGAAGCGGTAGTTGAAGTCCATCCCGGCCGGGATGGAGTCCTGGGTGAGGCCCGGCGCGCCGTCCATGTCGCAGCGCAGCCGGACGCCGTGCGAGTGGAGCGTGGTGGTCTCCGGGAGCCGGTTGGCGAGCGTGATGCTCAGCACGTCACCGGCGGTCGCCCGCACCAGCGGTCCGGGCAGCGCGTCCTGGTACGCCCAGGTGCGCACCGACCGGCCCCCCAGGTCCAGCGTGGTCTCACCGGCCGTGAGCGTGAACATGCGCACCCGGCCCGACCCGCGCCGCCGTTCGGCGGCCCGGACCTCCGGGCCCGACGGTTCGACGTAACCCGCGGGCCCCGGCGGGACGAAGTTCCCCGCCGCCATCATCGTGCCGCGCGGTCCCGGACGGGGCCGGGGGCCCGAGTCGGAGCAGGCGGCCAGGAGTCCCGCGCCCGCGGCAGCGAGCGGGACGCGGAGGAGAGTACGCCGCGAAGGTGTATGCATAAAGGAAATAAGACACTTTTTGTGCTCATATGTGATGGATCTGAGGGCGGCGCGTCTGCTGGTGTCGGCCCGGCGAGGGGTCCCCGACGCCGGGTACCCGGGGGGCGCGCGGCTGATCTGGCTCGATTTACGGGTGAGTACCCTCGCGGTACCGTGAGGGCATGCCAGCTCTCAACGTGGAGTTCAGCGAGCGCGAACTAGCGGACCTGCGGCAGATCGCCAAGGAACGCGGTACGTCGATGAAGGCCCTGGTGCGGGAGGCGGCCGCGGCGGACATCGCCCGGCACCGGGCGCTGAAGGAAGGCGCCGAGACGTTCCGGGCCTTCTTCACCGCGCACGCCGAGGAGTTCGCCGCCGCCTTCCCCGAGGACGAGGCCGTAACAGCCAGGGGAGAGGCCGCCTGACCGGCGATGTCCCCCGTCATCCACATCGACGTCCCCTGGCTGCTCCAGCGTCATGAGGACGTCCTGCCCGAACAGCCCTCGGTGGACGACTTCTCCGCCCTGGTCGCCGCCGTCGCCCGGCACCGCGTCGACCCGCCCCGGCTCGGCGTCGACTCCGACCCCGCCTGGCGGGCCGCCGCCCTGCTGCACACCCTCGCCGTGCTCCGCCCGCTGCCCGCGGCCAACGCCCGCTTCGCCTGCGCCACCGCCGTCGCCTATCTGCACATCAGCGGCGCCGGCATCGACCCGCCCTACGGCGCCCTCGTCGACCTCGTCCGCGACCTGACCGACGGCCGCGCCGACGTGTACGGCGCGGCCGACCGGCTGAGGTCCTGGCGGATCTGACACCGCCCCGGCGGACGGGGGAAGCCGTCACGGCGATCGGCCGGGGGGTCTTCCGGGCGGGACCTGGCCCAGTCCACACCGGTGCCGTGCGCGGGGAGAAGCGTGTGCGGGCGGCCGTCGTGTGCGCGGGCTTCACACGGGGCGCGCGAAACCCTCCCGACTCCGACTTCCCTGCAAACCCGGCGATGTGGGACGCTCTCCTTGTTGCGTGTGGAGAAGTTGTGCGAGGGTTGACACTCCCGCGCGGGGGGTGAAGTCCGAAACCGTTTCGGCAGTTTGGCCACCGGGACGGGGGACGCCGGGGCGGAGCCGTGGGTCCCGTTCACTCCGTGCGCACCCCGGAGGACCGCTCCCACGCTCCGCACGCGCCAAAGGAAACCGCTCAGTGACCACCCCTCAGCCTCCCCTTCCCCCCTACCTGCCCGGCATGGCGGCGGGGGAGTCCGACGAGTCCACGGCCGCCGCGCTGCGCGCCGGTTCGGACCCGGAGGCGTCCCGGTCGGCCGCCCTGCTGATGGCCCGGCACTGGCAGCCCGCCGCCGACTACGCCGTGATCTGCCTCGCCGGTCCCGGCCCGCTCGCTCACATGGTCACCGCCGCCGTGTTCCACCAGACCCTGGACCGCCTCGCCCTCGGCGAGCCCGCCGAGGCGCTCCGGCCCCGGCTGCTCGTGGCGGTACGGGACACCGTCCTCGACTGGGCGGCCACCGACCGCCTCACCGCCGCCCTGCCCGGCCTCGCCAAGCCCGCCGGGGGACGCGGGATGCGCGCCGCGAACTCGCTCACCCCGGACAACCGGGTCCTCGCCGAGCGGGCCTTCCATCTGCTGCCCCGGCTGGAACAGACGCTGCTCTGGCACACCGAGGTCGAGGCCGAACCCGTCACCGTCCCCGCCGCGCTGCTCGGCGTGGACCCGGTGGGGGCGGCCGCGGCGCTCGAACAGAGCCGGGAGAAGCTGCGCGCGGGTGTGCTGCGCGCACACCGTGAGCTGGCGCCCAGTGGGGAGTGCCGCCACTACAACCGGCTGCTCGATGTGCCGGTGCGCCGGGGCGGGGGCGTACTGCCCGACGTCCGCGAGCATCTGGACGCCTGCTCCTACTGCCGGTACGCCGCCGAGCAGCTCGGGCAGATCGACAGCGGGGCCGGACTGCTGCTCGCCGAGGCGGTCCTCGGCTGGGGAGCCCGCCGCTATGTCGACTCCCGGCCGGGGCGGGGTCAGGCCGCCGCCGTGCCGAGCGAGGCCCCGCGCTCCGGCGGGCGGCGCAGGGCCGGGAGGCGGGGCGCCGGGCGGCGTGGCGGCGGATGGTCGCTGCGGGCCGGGGCGGGTGTCGTCTCCGCCGGGCTGCTGGCGACCGGGCTGGCCTTCGCCGTCTGGCCCGAGGCGGAGGGCGGCCGCACCCCGGTGGCCTCCGCCGGTGCCGCGCCCGCCGCCGATCCCCGTACCGCCGGGCCGTCGGCGACCGCCTCGGCCACTCCGCCCCTGGCCGGGCGGCCCATCCGGCTGCGCAACGTGGGGGCCGCGCTCTGCCTCGGCATCAAGGGCGAGCCGGAGCGCGGCGGGCTGGTGACGCTCGCCCTGTGCTCGGACACCGTCACCCAGCAGTGGACGTACGACGCGGACGGCCTCCTGCACAGCCAGGCCGACCCCGAGCTGTGCCTCGACTCCCACGCGGACGCCGCCGTCGTCATCCTCGGCACCTGCGACGACGCGGGCACCGAGCGCGGGGAGGACGTGCGGTACGACCTCACCGTGCGGGGCGAGCTGCTGCCCCGCTGGGACGAGACCCTCGCGCTGGCCTCGGCGGACGCGCGTCCCGGCGCCGACATCGTGGTCTCGCTCCGGGACCGCTCACCCGCCCAGCACTGGCTGGCCGACACCGCCACGGCCACCCCCGGCACGCTCTCGGCGGCAGAAGCCTCCGAGACCCCTGCGTGACCGACGGGCCGCACCCTAGTCTTGGCCCGTGATCACATGCGTGGTGCGGTACACCATCGACCCTCGGAAGATCGCGGCCTTCGAGCGGTTCGGCCGGCGCTGGATGGAGCTGGTGCGGGCCCACGGCGGGGTGCACCACGGCTACTTCCTGCCGGCGGAGGGCGCGAGTGACGAGGCACTGGCCCTGTTCACCTTTCCCGGCCTGGCCGCCTACGAGGAGTACCGGCGACTCTTCGGCCGGGACCCCGAGTTCATCGAGGCGGACCGCATCCGCGACGAGAGCGGATGCGTGCTGCGCCACGAGCGCACCTTCATGCGCCCCCTGCTCCCCGGTGACCTCACATCCGAAGGGCCGGGAGAAGCCTCCTAGTCGGACCCTTCCGTCAGCACGGACGGGTCCAGGGTGGCGGGGGAGGCGTGGCCGGAAAGGGCGAGGGTGAGGTCGAGTTCCGCGAGGACGCTCCGGACGACGTGCTCCACGCCCGCCTGTCCGTCCAGCCCGAGCCCGTACGCGTAGGGGCGGCCGAGCAACACCGCGCGGGCGCCCAGGGCGAGGGCCTTGGCGATGTCGTCGCCGGTGCGGATGCCGCTGTCGAACAGCACGTCGAGCCGGTCGCCGACCGCGCCCACGACACCCGGCAGGGCGTCGGCGGCGGCGACGGAACCGGCCACCTGACGGCCGCCGTGGTTGGAGACCACCACCCCGTCCATCCCGGCGTCGGCGGCCGCGCGGGCGTCGTCCGGGTGCAGGATGCCCTTGAGGACGATCGGGCCCTCCCAGTGCTCCCGCAGGAACGCCAGGTCCGGCCAGGTGTGCGCGGCGTCCCCGAAGAGGCCGAGGAAGCGGAGGACGGCCGCGTTCGGGTCCTCCTCCACCGGCTTGTCGAGCCCTGCCCGGAAGGCCGGGTCGGTGAAGTAGTTGGCGGTGCCGACCCCGTGCAGGAACGGCAGATACGCCCGGTCCAGATCGCGCGGGCGCCAGGACAGCAGAGGGGTGTCCAGCGTGACGACCAGCACCGAGAACCCGGCCGCCCGCGCCCGGCCCAGGAAGCTCCGGGTCACCTCGCGGTCGCTGCCCCAGTAGAGCTGGAACCACCGCTCGGCGTCTCCCATCGCCTCCGCGACGGTCTCCATCGGCGTGCTCGACGCCGACGACAGGATGAACGGCACGCCCTGCGCGGCGGCGGCCCGCGCGGCCCCGCACTCCGCGTCCGGATGCATGATCGACAGCACCCCGACCGGCGCGAGGGCCAGCGGCGCGGGCAGCGTACGGCCGAGCACCCGTACGGAGAGGTCCCGTTCCTCGACGTCCCGCAGCATGCGCGGGACGATCCGGCGGCGCTCCAGCGCGGCACGATTGGCCCGCTCGGTGCTCCCGTTCCCGGCGCTCCCCGCCACATACCCGACCGGCCCCGGCCCGAGCCGGTGCTCCGCCAGCTCCTCCAGCCGCGTCAGATCGGTGGGCAGCCGGGGCACCGTCCCGTTCATCCCGTTCAGATAGATCTCATACTGAAAATCAGCCCACCGAGCACCCACGCCGCCGCTCCTCTTCATTGGGATGTCATGCTCGGCTCAGTCTGCCTCAGGAGGCGGGCGCGACCGGAGCCTGGTCGGCGGCGGGGCTCCACCGCCAAGAAGGCAACACTCAGGCCGAGTTGTCCCGGAGCCAGGTGAGGCGTTCGGTTGTGGTGCGGGTCAGGGGGTGGTGGGGGCCGAAGGTGCGGGTGTAGTCCGTGTGGCAGCGGGTCAGGAGGGTCGCGGCCTCCTGGTGGTCGCCGTTGTCGATGAGGACGTTGGCGAGGTTGTCGCGGGCGTGGAGGGTGTCGGGGTGGGCGTCGCCCTTGTGCTGGGTGGTGAGGGCGAGGACTTCGCGCAGGATGCGGGCCGCTTCGGCGTAGTGCTCGCGGGCGTGCAGGACGGCGGCGAGGTTGTTGCGGGTGGTGAGGGCGTCGGGGTGGGCCGGGCCCTTGGCCCGCTGCTGGGCGGTGAGGACCGAGCGCATCACCGCCTCCGCCTCGTCCAGCCGGTCCAGCCGGCACAGCGCGGCGCCCAGGTTGGACCGGGCGGCCAGACCGGTGTCCTCGTCCTGGAGGCCGCGCCGCTCCAACCTGGCCACGAGCGTGCGTAGTTCGCGTTCAGCCTCGGCCCAGTGGCCGGCCTTGACCAGGGTCGCCGCGTGGCTGCTGGTGGCGGAGAGGACCGCCGGGTCGTCCGGGCCGAGCAGGCGCTTGCGGCGTTCGAGCACATCCCGGCGCAGGGCGGCCGCCTCCGGCTCGCGGCGCAGGTCCTCCAGGACCGAGGCCAGGGAGGACGCGCTGTCCAGGGTGTGGGGGTGGTCCGGCCCGAGGAGTTCGGCGCGGCTGGTCCACACGCTGCGCCACACCTCCTCCGACTTGGCCAACTCGCCCGTGACGTGCATCAGTCCGGCCAGGTCGGCGGAGGTCGTCAGGGTGTCCTCGTGGACGTAGCCGAGGGTCCGGGACTGGGTGTACACCAGGGCCATCAGCCGCTCGCGCGCCTCCTCCTGGCGGCCCTGCATATGGGTCAGCACCCGGGCGTAGTCACGGAACGCCCGCAAGGTCTCCGGGTGTTCGGGGCCGAGCCGCTGATGGGCGGAGTTCGCGCGCAGGCCGTAGAACTCGTCCGGGGGCAGACCGACGCGGCTGATCTCCTCCTCCGTACCGTCGTCGTTGAGCATCGTGACGACCAGATCGGCGGCCGGGGGCAGTCCGGGCCCGGGGGTGTCCCGGCGGCCGTCGTCCCCGCGTTTCCTGCGCCATCCGAGGGCCATGTTCCGACCCCTCCTCTCGTCGTCCGGCTCCGGCGGCCCTACGCCCCGGAGTGCACATGGGCGGCCCACAGGCTGGGGCTGCCGGGGAAGGCCGCCCGGCACTCCCGTACGGCGTGGTGCAGGGCGAGGGCCGCGTCCAGCTCCGCCGTCCCGGAGAGGGCGTCGCGCAGCCCGCCGTACAGGGTCCGCGTCACGCGTACCGCCACCGCGTCGTGCACCGGCCAGAGCGTGCCGATCGCGTGCGGGTAGCCGGCGGTCTGGAAGGCGGAGGTGATGTGGATCGACTCGTCCGCCAGCAGCTCCGAGCCCCGCGCGGTCTCGCAGGCGGACAGCACGGCGAGCCGGGCGTCCGGCAGCTCGAGGCGGGAGATGTGACGTACCGTCAGCGGGTGCTCCCGGTGGTCGTGCACCAGCAGCCGTGCCCCGGAGGGGTCGTCCGGCTCGCTCACCCCGTGGCAGGCGAAGTGGACGTACGGATGGGCGGGCAGCGCCGCCAGCACCGCGGCGAAGGTGGCGCGCGGGCCCGCGATCACCTCGGCCGGCAGCAGCGCGCTCAGCTCCCGCACCTCCCGGCGCACCCCGCCCAGCCTGCGGGCACCGGGCGCGTCGGGCACGACCACCGCGAGCAGGCGCCCGGCGGGCGGGGGACCGGCAGCGCGGGCGCGGGCGTACACCAAGGCGCGGACGGTCGGCGTGTAGGAGGAGACCGCGAGGTCGAGCACCGTACGGGAGGGGTCGCCGTGGTGCCCGGCCGCGTGCAGCGGCAGCGCGGCCAGCGGGCCGCCCGGCGACCACCACAGCCTCGGCCGGGCACCGTCCGCCGGCGGAGCCGACAGCCCCAGCGCGCCCAGGACCGGCCCTGTGACGTGGTCCCACGTCCAGGCGAGCACCTCCGCGACCGTCGCCTGCGCG comes from the Streptomyces seoulensis genome and includes:
- a CDS encoding RICIN domain-containing protein produces the protein MTTPQPPLPPYLPGMAAGESDESTAAALRAGSDPEASRSAALLMARHWQPAADYAVICLAGPGPLAHMVTAAVFHQTLDRLALGEPAEALRPRLLVAVRDTVLDWAATDRLTAALPGLAKPAGGRGMRAANSLTPDNRVLAERAFHLLPRLEQTLLWHTEVEAEPVTVPAALLGVDPVGAAAALEQSREKLRAGVLRAHRELAPSGECRHYNRLLDVPVRRGGGVLPDVREHLDACSYCRYAAEQLGQIDSGAGLLLAEAVLGWGARRYVDSRPGRGQAAAVPSEAPRSGGRRRAGRRGAGRRGGGWSLRAGAGVVSAGLLATGLAFAVWPEAEGGRTPVASAGAAPAADPRTAGPSATASATPPLAGRPIRLRNVGAALCLGIKGEPERGGLVTLALCSDTVTQQWTYDADGLLHSQADPELCLDSHADAAVVILGTCDDAGTERGEDVRYDLTVRGELLPRWDETLALASADARPGADIVVSLRDRSPAQHWLADTATATPGTLSAAEASETPA
- a CDS encoding lactate 2-monooxygenase; the encoded protein is MGARWADFQYEIYLNGMNGTVPRLPTDLTRLEELAEHRLGPGPVGYVAGSAGNGSTERANRAALERRRIVPRMLRDVEERDLSVRVLGRTLPAPLALAPVGVLSIMHPDAECGAARAAAAQGVPFILSSASSTPMETVAEAMGDAERWFQLYWGSDREVTRSFLGRARAAGFSVLVVTLDTPLLSWRPRDLDRAYLPFLHGVGTANYFTDPAFRAGLDKPVEEDPNAAVLRFLGLFGDAAHTWPDLAFLREHWEGPIVLKGILHPDDARAAADAGMDGVVVSNHGGRQVAGSVAAADALPGVVGAVGDRLDVLFDSGIRTGDDIAKALALGARAVLLGRPYAYGLGLDGQAGVEHVVRSVLAELDLTLALSGHASPATLDPSVLTEGSD
- a CDS encoding tetratricopeptide repeat protein gives rise to the protein MALGWRRKRGDDGRRDTPGPGLPPAADLVVTMLNDDGTEEEISRVGLPPDEFYGLRANSAHQRLGPEHPETLRAFRDYARVLTHMQGRQEEARERLMALVYTQSRTLGYVHEDTLTTSADLAGLMHVTGELAKSEEVWRSVWTSRAELLGPDHPHTLDSASSLASVLEDLRREPEAAALRRDVLERRKRLLGPDDPAVLSATSSHAATLVKAGHWAEAERELRTLVARLERRGLQDEDTGLAARSNLGAALCRLDRLDEAEAVMRSVLTAQQRAKGPAHPDALTTRNNLAAVLHAREHYAEAARILREVLALTTQHKGDAHPDTLHARDNLANVLIDNGDHQEAATLLTRCHTDYTRTFGPHHPLTRTTTERLTWLRDNSA
- a CDS encoding multicopper oxidase family protein, giving the protein MHTPSRRTLLRVPLAAAGAGLLAACSDSGPRPRPGPRGTMMAAGNFVPPGPAGYVEPSGPEVRAAERRRGSGRVRMFTLTAGETTLDLGGRSVRTWAYQDALPGPLVRATAGDVLSITLANRLPETTTLHSHGVRLRCDMDGAPGLTQDSIPAGMDFNYRFTVADPGTYLLHSHVGMQPDRGLYAPLVVDDPREPLKYDKEWVVVLDDWVDGVDGSTPEKVLRQLKPGGGMAMMGPEHPGRPTAHPHEPPMTAMPDPPKNTGPNRMLHGAKSRVLDGVGGNVAYPIYLINGRRPGAPTSFKCRPGERVRLRIINAGSDTAFRVALGGHKLTVTHTDGYPVQHRETDALLVGMAERYDVLITAKDGVFPLVALAEGKSGQALAVLRTDNGRTVPPADVKLPELDRQVLPARRLVPADSVALDHREPDREMRIKVTGTMAKYDWGFDHKQYDVRERHAVRAGERVRMTLINATDMWHPLHLHGHTFALTGLDAVGARKDTAVVLPHRKLVIDFDADNPGLWMLHCHNQYHSESGMMTVLGYKK
- a CDS encoding RNA polymerase sigma factor; translated protein: MPDAATAEELARLAAAGDGAALDRLLTELRPEVVRRCGRFLPCREDAEEAAQDVLLQVARHIGGFEGRSRFSTWLYTVVANCCRQKYRELKRRAAEQPAPAEVPEPADPRTTSVIAGSRIDLLEALDRLEREHPQLVAPLVYRDLCQLEYAEAAERAGIPLGTLKSRLHEARRLVRPWLRAH
- a CDS encoding NIPSNAP family protein yields the protein MITCVVRYTIDPRKIAAFERFGRRWMELVRAHGGVHHGYFLPAEGASDEALALFTFPGLAAYEEYRRLFGRDPEFIEADRIRDESGCVLRHERTFMRPLLPGDLTSEGPGEAS